One Leptolyngbya iicbica LK genomic region harbors:
- a CDS encoding GUN4 domain-containing protein: MSFIFISYSRQDQAYVSTLVQALQSHRLPIWIDDRIDYGTDWPDVIEEHLEQSAVFLLVMSPRSKRSHWVNCELTRAIELDKPIFPLLLEGRQWLQVATKQSVDVIGGKLPEARFFDALRKCLPLPIETADALSVQEAANNKSSKFAGALLASHENLLTTNSTNFEDDLSSEKWIDYTRLRDLLKAGKWEEADQETFEVMLKAAGRAAEERQYLTGGQVRTFPCEDLLTIDRLWVHLSSGKFGFSVQKQIWIEMGGKLNSGENQDATIAIAAFQKMSDQTAWRVNGEPISYSQTIFDDSAPHGHLPHRWMFGWGDGGIRLLSSLIQPFPVS; encoded by the coding sequence ATGAGTTTTATTTTTATCAGCTACAGTCGGCAAGACCAAGCCTATGTCAGTACATTAGTGCAGGCGCTACAGTCGCACCGCTTACCGATCTGGATTGACGATCGCATTGACTACGGAACAGATTGGCCCGATGTCATCGAAGAACATTTAGAACAGAGTGCCGTATTTTTGCTAGTGATGTCGCCTCGCTCAAAGCGATCTCATTGGGTCAATTGTGAGCTAACGCGAGCGATTGAACTTGACAAGCCGATTTTTCCGCTACTCCTCGAAGGTCGTCAGTGGCTACAGGTTGCAACTAAACAATCGGTCGATGTAATCGGCGGCAAGTTGCCGGAAGCCCGCTTTTTTGATGCCCTGCGGAAATGTCTCCCATTACCTATTGAAACGGCTGACGCGCTTTCCGTTCAAGAAGCTGCCAATAATAAGTCTTCAAAATTTGCAGGTGCTTTGCTGGCTAGTCACGAAAATTTGCTGACAACTAACTCAACGAATTTCGAGGATGATCTGAGTTCAGAAAAGTGGATTGACTATACGCGGCTACGGGACTTGTTGAAGGCAGGTAAATGGGAAGAAGCTGACCAAGAAACATTTGAGGTAATGCTGAAAGCTGCGGGGAGAGCAGCCGAAGAGCGTCAATATTTAACGGGAGGCCAGGTACGAACATTTCCTTGCGAAGATCTGCTGACGATTGATCGGTTGTGGGTGCATCTCAGCAGCGGTAAATTTGGCTTTAGTGTGCAGAAGCAGATCTGGATTGAAATGGGCGGCAAATTGAATTCTGGAGAAAATCAAGATGCAACGATTGCGATTGCGGCCTTTCAAAAAATGAGCGATCAAACCGCATGGCGAGTAAACGGAGAGCCTATCTCCTACAGTCAGACAATTTTTGATGACTCGGCCCCTCATGGACATCTCCCTCATAGATGGATGTTTGGTTGGGGAGATGGG
- a CDS encoding toll/interleukin-1 receptor domain-containing protein, whose amino-acid sequence MTEQQFDVFLAHSSKDKPLIRQIYQTLKGRGMRPWLDEEEIAPGQHFQQEIQRAIGTVKAAAIFIGEDLGKWQELELGALIQRCVSKSVRIIPVLLPGIESIPEDEYFLSQYQFVKFGETLQNQKAFDLLEWGITDVKPQNLDSTSLPDTQDFSRKSTVSLIQEIDHDKILYIKNIKDPSGIWAYRLEGVRSGQQPIFELTWRRSSHGVGLPKAGDLMILHQQAKVTHVVEFLDDATREEDFGVFRRVKAVWMPSQQDWHQLSHQREVLGFSPRYSDGNTHALQSPNFKTFQEAWKQLSDFQLFVVEQLKKLDAAQS is encoded by the coding sequence ATGACTGAGCAGCAGTTCGACGTTTTCCTTGCGCACAGTAGCAAAGACAAGCCATTAATTCGGCAAATTTACCAAACGCTAAAGGGTCGGGGTATGCGCCCCTGGCTAGATGAAGAGGAAATTGCTCCAGGGCAACATTTCCAGCAAGAAATTCAAAGGGCGATCGGAACTGTCAAAGCAGCAGCCATTTTTATCGGCGAAGATTTGGGCAAATGGCAAGAACTCGAACTGGGAGCTTTAATACAGAGATGCGTCAGTAAAAGTGTTCGAATCATTCCGGTATTGTTGCCGGGAATCGAAAGTATTCCAGAGGATGAATACTTTTTAAGTCAATACCAGTTCGTCAAATTTGGTGAGACACTCCAAAACCAAAAAGCATTCGACTTATTGGAGTGGGGCATCACTGACGTAAAACCTCAAAATCTCGATTCCACTTCCCTTCCGGATACTCAGGATTTTTCACGTAAGTCAACGGTCTCATTGATACAGGAGATTGACCATGACAAAATCTTGTACATCAAAAATATTAAAGATCCTTCTGGTATCTGGGCTTATCGATTAGAAGGTGTGAGAAGCGGTCAACAACCGATTTTTGAATTGACGTGGCGACGTAGTAGTCATGGGGTCGGTTTACCTAAAGCAGGCGATCTCATGATTTTGCATCAACAAGCAAAAGTAACTCATGTGGTTGAGTTTTTAGATGATGCCACCCGAGAAGAAGACTTTGGGGTTTTTCGTCGCGTCAAAGCAGTTTGGATGCCAAGTCAACAAGATTGGCACCAGCTGTCTCATCAAAGAGAAGTTTTAGGATTTAGTCCCAGATACTCAGACGGCAATACCCATGCACTTCAAAGCCCGAACTTCAAAACTTTTCAGGAAGCCTGGAAGCAGTTGTCAGATTTTCAACTCTTTGTTGTCGAGCAATTGAAAAAACTGGATGCTGCACAATCATGA
- the fcl gene encoding GDP-L-fucose synthase, which yields MDTQAKIFVAGHNGLVGSAIVRALQSRGYINLVTRSSKELDLRNQAAVEDFFATEQPDYVFLAAAKVGGIQANNVYRGEFLYDNLMIEANVIHSAYRHQVQKLLFLGSSCIYPKLAPQPMREDALLSGFLEPTNEPYAIAKIAGLKLCENYCRQYGVNFISAMPTNLYGINDNFDLANSHVLPALMRKFHDATVTDAPTVTVWGTGEPLREFLYVDDLADALLFLMDNYDRPEFINVGTGEEISIKELALTIQAVVGFEGELVFDTSKPDGTPRKLMDVSRLKELGWQANTDLKTGIEQTYAWYLENLDTFRR from the coding sequence ATGGATACTCAAGCAAAAATCTTTGTCGCTGGACATAATGGCCTGGTGGGTAGTGCCATCGTGCGGGCATTACAGTCGCGGGGCTATATCAACTTAGTGACGCGATCGAGCAAGGAGTTGGATCTGCGAAATCAGGCCGCAGTCGAAGATTTTTTCGCGACTGAGCAGCCCGATTACGTGTTCCTGGCCGCCGCCAAAGTTGGAGGCATTCAGGCCAATAATGTATATCGCGGCGAATTTCTCTATGACAACTTGATGATTGAGGCCAACGTGATTCACAGCGCCTATCGTCATCAAGTGCAAAAACTACTGTTCTTGGGGTCTTCTTGCATTTATCCCAAGCTGGCACCACAGCCGATGCGCGAAGATGCCCTGCTGTCCGGCTTTTTAGAACCCACGAACGAGCCGTATGCGATCGCCAAAATCGCGGGCCTCAAGCTCTGTGAAAACTACTGTCGGCAGTACGGTGTGAACTTTATTTCGGCCATGCCGACCAATCTTTACGGCATTAACGACAACTTTGACCTGGCGAACTCTCACGTATTGCCTGCCCTGATGCGCAAGTTCCATGACGCCACGGTGACGGACGCGCCCACGGTGACGGTGTGGGGCACGGGAGAGCCTCTGCGGGAGTTTTTGTATGTGGATGACCTGGCCGATGCCCTGCTCTTTTTGATGGACAACTACGATCGCCCCGAGTTCATCAACGTCGGCACTGGAGAAGAAATTTCCATCAAGGAGCTGGCTCTGACGATTCAGGCGGTGGTGGGCTTTGAGGGTGAACTAGTATTCGATACCTCGAAACCCGACGGCACCCCACGCAAGCTAATGGATGTCTCGCGTCTTAAAGAACTGGGTTGGCAAGCCAATACCGACCTCAAAACTGGCATCGAGCAAACCTACGCCTGGTACCTCGAAAACCTCGACACTTTCCGACGATAG
- the chrA gene encoding chromate efflux transporter, which yields MSSPPTHPPLPLSLRLRELVQIFSRLGCLGFGGPQAHIAMQNDEAVVRRQWLTQEQFSDGLAICEMLPGPASTQMGIYLGYIRAGQLGALVAGIAFIAPAFLIVVVLSWAYFRWQALPQLDALFFGIAPVMIAIILGFCWKLGKKSIRDWPGVAIAIAVGLAVGVWRFNPLVAFIVAGLLGSILYHPRRGAPQPVWLPLALMSGLPLATVSTDVLALSSFWGWERIGEFFWPLVTLFFKTGTFTFGGGLVIIPLLEFEVVDQLQWLTRSEFIDGVAIGQLSPGPVVLTSAFIGYKVAGLVGAVVAAVSIFLPSFLFIMAGAPVLLRLRTNPWVQAFLKAVRPAVLGAIAAAAIPLMQTAIVEQSSPVLMVIAALIGIVSLVALIRFKVPTWQLVLGGGLLGLLTGVVLGSPV from the coding sequence ATGTCTTCCCCCCCAACGCATCCCCCATTGCCCTTGAGTCTGCGCCTGCGTGAACTGGTGCAAATTTTTAGTCGCTTGGGCTGTCTGGGGTTTGGGGGGCCACAAGCTCATATCGCCATGCAAAATGACGAAGCTGTGGTGCGCCGCCAATGGTTGACGCAGGAGCAATTTAGCGACGGTTTGGCCATTTGTGAAATGTTGCCGGGGCCAGCCTCGACCCAAATGGGCATTTATCTGGGTTACATCCGTGCCGGACAGCTAGGGGCGCTGGTGGCGGGTATCGCGTTTATTGCACCGGCCTTTTTAATTGTTGTGGTGCTGTCTTGGGCGTATTTTCGCTGGCAGGCCCTACCGCAGCTAGACGCGCTGTTTTTTGGCATTGCCCCAGTCATGATTGCTATCATTCTGGGCTTTTGCTGGAAGCTGGGCAAAAAGTCGATCCGTGACTGGCCCGGAGTCGCAATCGCGATTGCCGTGGGCCTGGCTGTCGGAGTGTGGCGGTTTAACCCGTTGGTTGCCTTCATTGTGGCTGGGTTGCTGGGGTCGATATTGTATCATCCGCGCCGGGGTGCGCCTCAGCCGGTGTGGTTGCCGCTGGCCCTAATGAGCGGCTTGCCGCTGGCTACGGTGTCCACTGATGTCTTGGCGTTGTCGAGCTTTTGGGGCTGGGAGCGCATTGGCGAGTTTTTCTGGCCGCTAGTGACCTTATTTTTCAAGACGGGCACCTTTACCTTTGGCGGCGGTTTGGTCATCATTCCCCTGCTGGAATTTGAAGTCGTTGATCAACTGCAATGGCTGACCCGCAGCGAATTTATCGACGGCGTGGCGATCGGGCAGCTGAGTCCCGGCCCGGTAGTGCTGACTTCAGCGTTTATTGGTTATAAGGTGGCGGGTCTCGTTGGGGCCGTGGTGGCAGCAGTGAGTATTTTTCTCCCATCCTTTTTATTCATCATGGCGGGCGCTCCGGTATTGCTCCGCTTGCGGACCAATCCTTGGGTGCAGGCGTTTCTCAAGGCAGTGCGGCCAGCGGTGTTGGGGGCGATCGCGGCTGCTGCTATTCCCCTCATGCAGACTGCGATCGTCGAGCAGTCATCCCCAGTACTGATGGTGATCGCCGCCCTGATTGGCATTGTCTCCCTAGTGGCACTCATTCGATTTAAGGTGCCGACCTGGCAACTAGTGCTCGGTGGGGGACTGTTGGGTCTATTGACTGGAGTCGTCTTGGGTAGCCCAGTCTGA